The Neobacillus sp. OS1-2 genome includes a window with the following:
- a CDS encoding tyrosine-type recombinase/integrase, translating into MKTKPLSHYVQAYFLSYLIAQRGYGRNTVASYRDTFKLLFTFLEENKLSVSKLSIENVDKKCVMEFLDWLESRRKNAISTRNVRLAHLKSFWGYVLATTPEWAEHCSQIIQIPFKKTAKKPPAYLTESETKQLLGIPDGNARSGIRHMAMLSLLYDSGCRVQELISLNTSDITLGDICKLFVKGKGDKYREIPIMQETGKIIKKYISIYERQPEKPLFCNSRGERLTRAGISHILNKYQKLAKEMNDEPFQENLSPHLLRHSKATHLVNNGVSIYNIRDFLGHASVTTTQVYLTSNPEVMREAIEKASQKIAPDGADYFSTEEKADLMSFLETLF; encoded by the coding sequence ATGAAAACTAAACCACTATCCCACTATGTACAAGCCTATTTTTTATCCTATCTAATAGCACAAAGGGGATATGGCAGAAATACGGTGGCTTCCTATAGGGACACCTTTAAACTTCTGTTCACTTTTCTTGAGGAGAACAAATTGTCTGTCTCGAAGCTTTCCATAGAAAATGTTGACAAAAAGTGCGTTATGGAATTTCTTGATTGGCTGGAAAGCAGAAGAAAAAATGCTATATCCACGCGGAATGTACGCCTTGCACATTTAAAATCATTTTGGGGTTATGTATTGGCAACTACCCCAGAATGGGCAGAACATTGTAGCCAGATTATCCAAATCCCATTTAAAAAAACAGCAAAGAAACCCCCTGCCTATTTGACAGAATCAGAAACAAAACAGCTCCTGGGCATTCCAGATGGTAACGCACGATCGGGAATTAGACATATGGCTATGCTCTCATTGCTTTATGATTCGGGGTGCAGAGTTCAGGAGCTTATTAGCCTGAACACATCCGATATTACCTTGGGTGATATATGTAAACTTTTCGTAAAAGGCAAGGGCGACAAATATCGTGAAATACCTATAATGCAGGAAACAGGCAAAATTATCAAAAAATATATAAGCATATATGAACGTCAGCCTGAAAAACCATTGTTCTGTAATAGCAGGGGAGAACGATTAACACGGGCAGGTATCTCCCATATTTTGAACAAGTACCAGAAACTTGCCAAAGAGATGAATGATGAACCTTTTCAGGAAAATCTCTCACCACATCTCCTAAGACATAGCAAGGCAACCCATCTTGTTAATAATGGAGTAAGTATCTATAATATTAGAGATTTCCTTGGACATGCATCCGTGACAACAACCCAGGTATATCTAACGTCTAACCCGGAAGTCATGCGGGAAGCAATTGAAAAGGCCTCGCAAAAGATAGCACCGGACGGTGCAGATTATTTTTCTACCGAAGAAAAAGCAGATCTGATGTCCTTTCTTGAGACGCTTTTCTAA
- the plsY gene encoding glycerol-3-phosphate 1-O-acyltransferase PlsY, with the protein MNILTLILSYLIGSISFALVIGKMFYKKDIRDYGSGNLGATNAYRVLGIKAGVIVAIADILKGTLACLLPLILSSTVNPIVCGLLAILGHIFSVFASFKGGKAAATATGVFLFLTPLGVLVGFVLFVLTLLFTKYVSLSSMLASIGLFIYSLIFEDKVIIALSLLINVSIIILHRHNIKRILNGTENKIVQRY; encoded by the coding sequence TTGAACATTTTAACTCTGATTTTAAGTTATTTAATAGGCTCAATCTCATTTGCTTTAGTAATCGGTAAAATGTTTTATAAGAAAGATATTCGTGATTACGGTAGTGGTAATCTTGGTGCAACTAATGCTTATAGAGTTTTAGGCATAAAAGCAGGAGTAATTGTTGCAATTGCTGATATATTAAAAGGGACACTTGCTTGTTTACTTCCACTAATACTTAGTTCTACGGTTAACCCTATTGTATGTGGTTTATTAGCCATATTAGGACACATATTTTCTGTATTTGCTAGTTTTAAAGGTGGAAAAGCTGCTGCGACAGCAACTGGAGTTTTCTTATTTTTGACGCCTTTAGGTGTTTTAGTTGGTTTTGTTTTGTTTGTGTTAACTTTATTATTTACTAAGTATGTATCACTAAGTTCAATGTTGGCTAGTATAGGATTGTTCATTTACAGTCTAATATTTGAAGATAAAGTTATCATAGCACTTTCTCTACTAATAAATGTATCAATAATCATTCTTCATCGACATAATATAAAGAGAATTCTAAATGGGACAGAGAACAAAATAGTCCAAAGATATTGA
- a CDS encoding DDE-type integrase/transposase/recombinase, giving the protein MIQYRKILELHDDGISMRGIATSTGNSRQKVTEVIELAKKKGLTCPLDEEMNDRWIEEFLFPEKSFEASGRQLIDFEYIHKELAKPNVTLSLLHYEYEAKSRANNKIPYSYRSFSRFYSNYAQKYKATLRIRRKPGEILEVDWAGSTAFIIDRDTGEKVKAYVFVATLPCSQLSYAEATLSMDLHSWIGAHIRAYEYFGGATQIVVSDNL; this is encoded by the coding sequence ATGATCCAATATCGTAAGATACTGGAATTACATGATGATGGAATCAGTATGAGGGGGATTGCCACTAGTACTGGAAACTCTCGACAGAAAGTAACAGAGGTCATCGAATTGGCTAAGAAGAAAGGATTGACTTGTCCGTTAGACGAGGAAATGAATGATAGATGGATTGAGGAATTTCTTTTTCCTGAGAAGTCATTTGAGGCTTCTGGTAGGCAGCTTATCGACTTTGAATACATTCATAAAGAGTTGGCCAAACCAAACGTTACCCTTTCTCTACTACACTATGAATATGAAGCAAAAAGCCGGGCGAATAATAAAATCCCATATTCATATAGAAGTTTTAGTCGCTTTTATAGCAATTATGCACAGAAATACAAAGCCACCCTTCGTATCCGCAGAAAGCCTGGAGAAATTTTAGAGGTGGATTGGGCTGGATCCACAGCCTTTATCATTGATAGGGATACGGGGGAAAAAGTGAAAGCGTATGTGTTTGTGGCGACATTGCCGTGCAGCCAACTTTCCTATGCGGAAGCGACTTTATCAATGGATTTACACTCCTGGATTGGAGCGCATATTCGTGCATATGAATATTTTGGTGGTGCCACCCAAATAGTTGTGTCGGATAATCTGTAA
- a CDS encoding tyrosine-type recombinase/integrase: MLNDKEFQAFQEGIFKDYFKKYIMFKRGKGEKVTHSTLIRLKSLNQELTLSCDSLEISHEVAEFILREREKESPSSRGLRVSDFRQFSAFLRSLEIVSYEIPRKYMKKVYLPFRPYIFSEAELESITVAADQLSQGRRSNTHCQIYPVITRILIGTGMRIGEVLSLRIKDVDMVDQLLIVYKSKNNVSRYVPMSESLSATVGRYLSKIQHRHESQRHLFISPYTGTGYSYDAMKYMFRKIYSAAGVRTPQGRLPRIHDVRHSFCTASLNRMLESGMNLYTAIPILAAYVGHVNLSDTERYIHLTEHGYSDFIKKESNLSSLIPEVCDEN; this comes from the coding sequence ATGCTGAATGATAAGGAATTTCAAGCTTTCCAAGAAGGAATTTTCAAGGATTATTTCAAAAAATATATAATGTTTAAACGTGGTAAAGGTGAAAAAGTGACACATTCCACACTGATTAGATTGAAATCACTAAACCAAGAGCTTACCCTTTCTTGTGATAGTCTGGAAATCAGTCATGAAGTGGCAGAGTTCATTCTACGTGAAAGAGAAAAGGAAAGTCCGTCATCCAGGGGACTTCGCGTTTCAGATTTCCGTCAGTTCTCAGCTTTTCTTCGAAGTTTGGAGATTGTTTCCTATGAAATACCACGTAAATATATGAAGAAAGTATACCTGCCATTCCGTCCATATATTTTTTCAGAAGCTGAACTGGAGTCCATTACCGTGGCAGCTGATCAACTTTCACAAGGGAGAAGATCAAATACCCATTGTCAAATTTATCCTGTCATCACCCGTATTTTGATTGGAACTGGGATGCGTATCGGGGAAGTCCTTTCGCTTAGAATAAAGGATGTAGACATGGTTGACCAACTACTTATTGTGTATAAATCAAAAAATAATGTATCCAGATATGTGCCCATGTCAGAAAGCCTTTCAGCAACAGTTGGCAGGTATCTTTCCAAAATACAGCACCGCCATGAATCGCAGCGGCATTTGTTTATTTCACCTTATACTGGAACGGGTTATTCCTATGATGCCATGAAATATATGTTCCGAAAGATATATTCAGCGGCAGGAGTTCGTACTCCCCAGGGAAGACTACCAAGAATCCATGATGTACGGCATTCGTTTTGTACGGCTAGTCTAAACCGAATGTTAGAGTCTGGCATGAATCTTTATACGGCGATCCCGATTCTCGCGGCCTATGTAGGACATGTGAATTTGTCCGATACTGAGCGTTATATTCATTTAACAGAACATGGATACAGCGACTTTATCAAGAAAGAATCCAATCTAAGCAGCCTAATTCCGGAGGTGTGTGATGAAAACTAA
- a CDS encoding tyrosine-type recombinase/integrase, producing MADFISFEELRLKMDQLKEKVTTDLNNSKLAYIYCGVIDEFLLFCKQESSYMPVDNVPKYYEQVTGVSPYIRPSTECKKRKARAVLFIRDTLNGCDLARRYIYHSTSIPETFQKDIQLYEEWLVSKECSRSTIRTRIGRLKPFFIFIFENGCSSIDSLDPQTFVNFIGTLDGHYSSTGKTNILYTIKSYFSCPMISSNLKFRFDSFLENLHTNKHERLESAYSAEEIRKVLDSVDRASGQGKMLYLMMLLASVYGLRSSDIRTLQLSNVDWKKQCIKLSQQKTKRYLELPLIQEVCLALLDYIKNSRPQTIDDYIFIRQKPPHVPYADDNHFSQKVRAFFKKAGINTDRKHAGLHSMRHSLATGMMLDGVQISEIATILGHTSPQTTTRYIWSDISQLRKASMEVMTYAE from the coding sequence ATGGCTGATTTTATTTCATTTGAAGAACTGCGGTTGAAGATGGACCAATTGAAGGAAAAGGTAACAACTGATCTAAATAATTCCAAACTGGCTTATATTTATTGCGGCGTCATTGATGAATTCCTTCTATTTTGTAAACAGGAATCATCTTACATGCCAGTGGACAATGTACCGAAATATTATGAACAGGTAACAGGGGTAAGTCCATACATACGCCCCTCAACCGAATGTAAAAAACGTAAGGCGCGAGCAGTACTATTTATCAGAGATACGTTGAATGGATGTGATTTGGCAAGAAGGTATATCTATCATTCCACTTCAATACCAGAAACCTTCCAGAAAGATATCCAGCTTTATGAAGAGTGGCTAGTTTCAAAGGAATGTAGTCGCAGTACAATAAGAACCCGTATCGGAAGATTAAAACCATTTTTTATTTTTATTTTCGAAAATGGCTGTTCTTCGATTGACAGTTTGGATCCCCAAACGTTTGTTAATTTTATCGGAACCCTTGATGGGCACTATTCTTCTACAGGAAAAACGAATATTCTTTATACCATCAAAAGTTATTTTTCCTGCCCAATGATCAGTAGTAATTTGAAATTTAGATTTGATTCCTTTTTGGAAAACCTTCACACGAACAAACATGAGCGACTAGAATCTGCTTATTCTGCCGAGGAAATACGAAAGGTACTGGATTCCGTCGACAGAGCCTCTGGGCAGGGGAAAATGTTGTATCTAATGATGCTTCTTGCTAGTGTGTATGGGCTCCGTTCTTCTGATATCAGGACCCTCCAACTATCGAACGTCGACTGGAAAAAGCAGTGCATTAAACTTAGCCAACAAAAGACCAAAAGATATTTGGAACTTCCTTTAATACAGGAAGTATGCTTGGCGCTGCTGGATTATATAAAAAACTCCAGACCCCAAACTATAGATGATTATATTTTTATTAGACAAAAACCACCCCATGTGCCATATGCAGATGATAACCACTTTTCGCAAAAAGTCCGCGCCTTCTTTAAGAAAGCCGGGATCAATACGGATCGGAAACATGCTGGACTTCACTCCATGAGACACAGCTTGGCAACTGGTATGATGTTGGACGGTGTTCAGATCAGCGAAATTGCCACAATCCTTGGACATACATCTCCCCAGACAACCACTAGGTACATCTGGTCCGATATTTCTCAGTTAAGAAAAGCCTCTATGGAGGTGATGACGTATGCTGAATGA
- the istB gene encoding IS21-like element helper ATPase IstB translates to MMNDQMLTKLQEMKLTGMAEAYKEQSLNKEYKSMSFEDRFSLLVDLEYSRRKSNNLNRLIKNATFSDSKACIEDIEYFEDRKLKKELILKLASGLYIQDHHNIILKGPTGSGKTYMACAFGISACRQFYNVKYIRLPELLDELSLAKLAADGSYRKLIKKYSKTDVLILDEWLLTELSKDEANILLEITEARHKSSSTIYCSQIDPSGWHLKLGNGTIAEAILDRIIHDSYQFLLDGEISMRERHGLGMEV, encoded by the coding sequence ATGATGAATGATCAAATGTTAACCAAACTGCAGGAAATGAAATTAACTGGGATGGCCGAAGCTTACAAGGAACAGTCCCTGAATAAAGAATATAAGTCCATGAGTTTCGAAGATCGATTCTCACTGCTAGTTGATTTGGAGTATTCACGTCGCAAAAGTAATAACTTAAATCGATTAATTAAAAATGCCACATTTTCGGACTCAAAAGCATGTATTGAAGATATTGAGTATTTTGAAGATCGCAAATTGAAGAAGGAACTTATTTTGAAATTAGCCAGTGGCCTTTATATCCAAGATCATCATAACATCATATTGAAGGGTCCTACGGGTTCGGGTAAAACCTATATGGCTTGTGCATTTGGTATATCCGCATGTCGTCAATTCTATAATGTAAAGTACATTCGTTTACCTGAATTACTGGATGAATTGTCCTTGGCAAAATTGGCCGCCGACGGCAGCTACCGAAAGTTGATCAAGAAATATTCAAAAACAGATGTACTCATTCTTGATGAATGGCTACTTACGGAACTATCAAAGGACGAAGCAAACATCCTGTTGGAGATTACTGAAGCTCGACACAAATCCTCCTCCACCATTTACTGTTCTCAAATTGATCCTAGTGGATGGCACTTGAAATTGGGAAATGGAACAATTGCAGAAGCCATTCTAGACCGCATTATCCATGATTCCTATCAATTCTTATTGGATGGTGAAATCTCCATGAGGGAACGTCATGGATTAGGAATGGAAGTCTAA